The region AATATCATTGGTTTTATGAATGTCAGCAATCTACTGGACACCGAAAATGTGCGTGATCTGACCTACAACCACAATTACACTGATTATACATACGATCTGTTTTCAAGACGTACGGTGTATTTTGGCGGGATTGTGAATTTTTGATTTTGGAAATACTTGCGCTAAATCTATTCAAAAAAAATAATGCGGACAATTACCACTCTGTTTTGATCTTATACTTACTGATATTTTCATCTTTCGCAACAATTATAGAATTTTCCGATATAACCTGGACAACAATCATACAATCGAATGGATCACGGTGTAGAAATTCCAGGTTGACCAGTTCAAGTGCATGCTCGATTAACAGAGGTAAATGACCTATAAAAGCTGAACGAGCCTCTTTTATGTCATTTATATCTATTGAATAGTCACTCTCACGCTAGCCCGCTAATTTGATCGGGCCAGCCCTCATTAGGAGTTGCTGATAATTCTCTAAGATGGTGAAATCTGATTGAACGAATGCGCTATACCCTAAATCAAAAAATACAATTAAAAAAAGCATTCGTGAATTATTTTAATTTAGCCCCGATCATATTCAGCTGAAGCTTCACTAAGTCGGGATTTACAACTTACGAAAGAATAAAAGGTCGCTTAAAATGCTAAGCCCTGACTTTCCGCCAGTTGTCGGACTAAAGTTTTGCTTCGTTTTTGGTTCAACCGAATCACCGTTAGGTGCTAAGCTCATGACCAAAGGGAATGACCCAAAAATGAAGAGCCGCCGGCTTTAGGCTAATCTTATGCATTGTTAATACGGTCAGATTTAGTATGCTTTTCAAAGAATTAATGCATTTATCACTAAAAAAGTCACATTTTCTATAAAGCAATTCAATTCTCTTTCCTAAATAAATATATCCAAAAAATAGCTCCACATGACCCAAAATGGCATTTTTTTATTCGTAATTGCTTGAATTCCAGCAATGGCTTTTTAGAGCGTCGTTGTGGTGCACAAAACAGGTTGATGGGTGATGATGTGCCACTTCGTAGAGATTTCATCACATTGCACGCGAAATATGCAAATATCGACGCTTAATCGAAACTAGATATAGTACGAAGACCTGTCGGATGCGGCAGGTCTTTTTTCTTTTTTAAATTTTATCCAAATATTAATATTGAAATCCGAACATCCATAGAGGAATAATATTTCCAATACCTTTTTCAATGTCATCCTTTATTAAAAAAGCATTTTTCACATCCTGAATTTGTTTTTGTGTCTTGTTCTTTCCTCCTACTTCAAAAATGTAATTATCTGTTTCAAAATCAGCAATTTTTGATGAATATACTTTTTTAAAAAACATTTGATTTACAAATACCGTTTCACGAATGCTGCCTATATTTGAATTAGTTACATCAAGAGCAGCGGTCATATTTGGATTGTTAAGGTATAGCTTTTGAATCTTTCCTAAAGCGCGAATACCTCTTTTACGCTCAAAAACCCGAATTATTAAACCCGCTTTTTCCAAATGAACCAAATAATCTGCAATTTGATTCCTGTGAACACCCAACTGCTCACCTATTTTAGTGAGATTCGGTTTAAATGGAACGCTTTCTGCCACAATGAACAACAAGTGTTTTAGTTTTTGAGCATTGGATGATATCATTCCAGTATGCATTGGAATGTCGATCTCAATTGTTTGCTTTAAAATATTTTTTAATCTCAAAATATAATCTCCCTCGAGAAAAAATGGATAATACCCTGATTGTATGTATTCTTTAAAAAGTGGTAATGGTTGTTCTTCTATTTCAACATTATTTTTTAATATTTTTTCTAAAGAAGATACCGGGTAGTTTTTCTTTAGTTTTAGATTAATGAATTCCCTAAAAGACAAACCATGTAAATGATAATTGATAACCCTACGACTTAAATCAGCCTGTCCACGATAAATATCTAATATAGAAGAACCAGTAAAAACAATCTGAAGGTCAGGCAAATAGTCATACATAAGTTTAATTTCCCGTGACCAGTCTGAATATTTATGTATTTCATCGATAAAAAGATGTTTGCCACCATATTTACTAAACTCCTCCGCAAGGTCAAATAATTTATTGGATGAAAAATAGAAATCATCGGCATTGACAAAGAGTGTTTGATCTACAACAAGGTTTAATTTAATATATTGTAGTAATAATGTAGTCTTCCCTGTTCCTCGTGCCCCGAGAATCGCAATTAATCGATTATTCCAGTTAATATCCTCATGCAGATACCGTAAAAACCTGGTATCAGTGCGCTCTAATATATTTTTAAACTGTAACTTTAATGCATCCATACAGAAAACGCTAAATCAATAGTGCAAACTTAATAAAATTCGCTAAATAAAAGTTGCAAACACGACTTTATTTTACTTATTTTTTTACGAATAACAATCTAAACAATTATTATTCAACTTATTATAAACTATATATAACACAAAGACTTGTCGGAAGTGGCAGGTCTTTTTTTATGAGTATAAAAACTATTTATTTCCATTCACAAGGTACCAATCTACCCAGGAACTGAGGTGCTTAACAGAATTGGGGCGAAGTACAATTTTTTGCTTGTTATCCAATAAATAAATGGTCGGTGTAGCAAAAACATAATAATCCATCACAATAGAGCTATCCCATTTTTGGTAATCGCACATGCTGATAAACGGAAACCTTCCTGCAAAACGCTTAAACAATTGTTTTTCTGTATCCAACGAAACAAATACTACCTCCAAACCCTGCTTTTTCCAAGTATCGTAAAGTTGAGCAATCTGTACCAATTCGTCCGGACACTGTGGACACCAGCTGGCACCAAACACCACCACGGTGTAATCGGTCTGAATATCAGACAATTTAGTTGGCTTATTTTGAGCATTGTAACCCGGAGCCAGATAATCGGTTGGGAAAGTAAAATCGGGAGCCTTATTGCCCTTTTTCATAGCACGATAGCTCTCCAGCTGAGAAGCCAAATCATTATTTATGGTACAACTTTTTTCATTCAATAGTTTCAAGGCCAGGTATTCAGATGCCTCAAATAAGCTACGTTTTTCAAGTAGTTTAAACAGGTAATCGCTTATTTCATTCAATTTCTCTTCATCGGTCACCAGGTTTTCAATCATTTTATCAATGGATATTTTCATTTCAACGTAGATTGAGTCCAAAGGCCTTCCGCTATTCTCAATCAGCCAAAAATGACCTTTGATGGCATCGCGAAGCAACCCACTTTTTGCTAAACGCTCATCAGTATAATCCATATTTCTGAAAAAAGCTACTGTAGCCGGAATCTCTTCCGTACGATATTGCGCAATGGTGGATACTGCACTTATTGTTTTACGCATGGGCAAATACCATTTAACGTAAGAACCGGAGGGTAATGAAGCTAAAAACTGCTCATCTTCCTCTTCTATCCGATTTTTCTCCTGCAAAATTGCATTAAGTGGCGTCTCTTGTTTGGCAAACATTTCGTCTTTTCGATAAATCTTTTCCAAATAAACCCAGGCACTCAACGTTTGCTCCCTGCGAGGGTGTTCTGCTGCATATTGCGCAAAAAGCATATTTTCTTCACCTTTTAATATTTCAACAGACTGCAGCATACTAAATGCATCGCCTTTGAGTTCAATATTATCTCCACTTAAAACCACAATAAAAGGTTTTCCGGCTTTAGCCACAAGATAACCCATGCCCACATCAGCAGGTTTATACTTCACCGTAAATTCTCCCTGTGCATTAGCTTTTACGCTATCGATTACATACGTATCTAAATCATTAAATCCCTCCAATTTCACAGTTTGATTCGCCAATTGAGGAAACGTTCCGGTAATGGTTGGCTGGCCGTTGGAACACTGTGTGAATAGTAAAAACAGAAAGGGAAAAAGCAGTTTTACAAATTGAAACTTCATAGCGCAATTGTGTTTTAAAAATGACAAACAAAGATAAAAAATATGTGCTTTTTGTTTTGGGTTGAGATATTTTTAAACGTATAGCATAGAAAAGACCCGGATTGCTGAGCTGATTGGTTATGGTTTTCTTCCCACAAGCTGCCCATTTATTCTCTAAAGGGAGCTAACCCGAATACGATTTCCCATTATGCATACACATCCGCCGGGACGCTTAGAGCGGTTATACGGAATCGGCATAGCGGCTTGGAGCCGCCTAGCCGATGGTATGTTCTTCCTTTTTAATCCGGTAGGAACTGTGTGGGGTGCGGTTGTGGTTTAAGATTCCCCTCCCCACTGCCCTTTGATTCCCTATAGGGAGCCAGCCCGCGTGCTATTTACCATATCGTTTGTGTTTCATATTTTCGTTTTTAATTTTTTTGTAAGAGCCGCGCGCTGTTACCCCTTTAGGGGCTAGGGGCAGCGCGCAGGCATTGATCTTTGACCTGCAAAAAACCGGATAAATCCGGCTGTAAATGGCTACGTTTGCGTTTGTTTCACCCCGATAAATCGAGGTTTTAGGCTAATTCCATTTCTGTTTGTTCAGACTCGGTGTGACTCGGAGACACGCCGAGTCTCTTCGTTTCCAAAGTTTTACCGGGTTTTCTTGGAACGCCCGGCATAGCAGCTTGGAGCCGGCTGGCCGATGGATATGTTCGTACAATCTTCCATCCGCCAAGCGGGGTGCGGTTGGGGTTTGCCGCAAACCCACAATCACCGACGCGTCATTCCGATCCGCCGGCTGGCGGAGAAGGAACCTGTTTCAACCTTTTGTTCAGGTAAATTGCAACAGTTCGCTTTGGTGCTGGCGCTTTTCGCGATGCTTCGATCATGCTCAGCAACGGCGTTGCTGGTTGGGCTAAATGCCCTCCGAAATGGGCGTTTTGGTTTTTCTTTTACATGCTGTGCGGATTCAGACTGCCATTTAGATTAGCACCATGATTTATCATGGTGGTTTGGATAACCGAAAACAATACCGGCAGCCCGCTTTAGCGGGCTTTTTCTGCCTTTGACCTATCCAAAAGCCGGATAAACCCGGCTGTAGATGGCTGTGTTTCCCTTTGTTTCACCCCGATAAATCGGGGTGCTAGGCTAATTCCGTTGCTGTTTTTCCAGACTCGGTGTGTTTCGGAGACACGCCGAGTCTCTTCGTTTCCAAAGTTTTACCGGATTTTCTTGGAACGCCCGGCATAGCGGCTTGTGGCCGCCTAGCCGATGGATACATTCGTATATTCTTCCAGCCGCTAAGTGCCAGGGAGGCGCTAATCGGGGAGTGGCTGGGATTTACAATAAACCTACAATCACATACGCATCATCATGATTCGCCGGCTGGAGGTGAAATGATCTATCTCAGTCTTGCGCTTCGATGAATAAAAACAATTCGCTTCGTTGCTGATTGGGCCGTATTGTTTTTCACCCCACAAATTTGATTTTGCTTCCCTCCTCATCATCATTTTCGACCATTAAATATCGGTCTATTTCAGTTTGTAACTCCTCCACATGGGAAATGATACCAACGATTCGCTGCTCTTTTCTGAGCTGCTTTAAGGTGTCGAAAACCAATGACAGCGATTCGCGGTCGAGAGAACCAAATCCTTCGTCCATAAAGAAAAACTGTTGTTTTACTTTGTGGTATTGCTGGATTTGTTCGCTCAGAGCCATAGCCAGCGACAAAGCAGCCTGAAATGTCTGTCCACCGCTGAGTGTTTTCAATAAGCGGGTGCGTCCGTCGTGTAGGAAATCGCGCACAATGAAGTTGTATTTTTCGTCGATACCCAGTTCCAGTTGATTGTGGGTAAGTTGCTTAAATCGTTCGTTGGCAATGGTACAAAGTTGTTCGAGATAGATCTGGCTCACGTATTTCACAAAACCATCGCCACGGAATAGTCTGGAAAGTACATCCAGGTTGCTTTTACGCTTTTCCTGAATCTCAAGGTCTTTGGTGTGTTGTAACTTTAGCTGCAATTTCTCTTTTAATACTTTTATTTGACTTTGCAATTCGCCGGTTTTGGTTTCCATCTGACTAAGGTGCTCCCGTTGTTCACTTACCTGCTTTTCTAATTTGCGATATGATTCCTCATCAAATTGTTGATCGCCAATTTCTTTCTCCAGCTCTTTCAATCGAGCCTCATTGGTATGCAACTGTTGATAGAACGTCTCAATCTTTTTACGACTTTCATCAATATCTATTGCCTGCGCTAAAATTCCTGTAATCGTCGACCGGTCTTTAAATCCATCAACCTTTAATTGCTCATTTATTTCAGACTCCCGCTCTGATTTTAATTCTTGCTGAGCTTTGAGCTGTTTGTTGGTTCCCGACAGCTCCACCTCAAGCCGCTGATACTGTTTTTCAAGCTCCTGAATACCAGATGTAAGCTCAAACAATTTCTCAAGGCTTTCTCGTACATCTTTCTGTTTTGCTTGCAATTGCCCGGCAGATAGAGTCAGCCATGATTCCTCAACTTCGCCCTTTTGCAGTTCAATGCGCGACTCCAGCCCCGCCATCTTATTGGTTTTTTCCTGAATTTTCTGCTTTAATGTTTCAATGTTAGATTGATCTTCGAGCTGTTGATCGAGCTGTTGAATTGATTGCTCAAGCTTTTGCACCTCAGTTTTTTGCTGTTTAAGGCTTTCCAATGCAACGGTTAATTGATCACGAGAAAACTGGACTGATAAATTTTCGCGATCTTCAATACATTGGGATAGCAATTTTTTAGCCTCTTCAACCTGCTTTTCCCGGGATTTTATCTGATCACGCTCTTTTTTAAAGCGGTCTTCTAATCCGTTCAATTGAATCAGGGCTTCATTCAGTGCTTCGCGGTGCTTTTGCTGTGCGTCTATTTGCTCTTGTACGTCATGTTTTTCTTTTGTCAGGGCTTCATCAGAGTATGGTTCAGGGTGCTCTGTAGCCCCACACAAAGGACATTTTTCACCGGGTTTCAGTGATTCTGCATGGGCAGCAAGCCCCGACTTTACATCTAAATCTGATTTAAGTGTTTGTAATTCCTCCAGCGTAACCTTCTTATTTTCAATTGATTCCTGAAAAGCAAGCCGCGCCTCACTAAGCATTAGTTCTCTATAAGGCTTTCTCAATTGTAAGTACTGAGCTACACTTTTAACAATTTCAATTCGTTGGGTTTTGAGTTCCTCAATTAACCGATGAACACTTTCATGTTCTTCCTGTGCTGTTTTAAGCCGCTGACGCAAATTATCTTCTTCTTTAAAACTGTTTTGTAAGGCATAAAGCGCTGATTCGTCGGGCAACTGCTCTCGAATTTTCAGCAACGATTGCTGCTTTTCATTGCGCTCTTTTTTTCTTTTGGTCCACTCTTCCTCTATCTTTTCAAGGTTTTCACGTTCTTGTTGCAGCTGTTCGTTGAGATGCTCAATTGCCTTTTGGCTACTTTTAATATCCAGTGCTTTTTCTGCCCCGGTTATCTGTTGCCTGTGATTTTCCTCATCACCATTTTGATCAAGAATTTCCTTGTGCCTGGTTTGAGCTTGCTTCATTTTCTCCCCTACTGCCTGCAACTCCTGCTCCTGGATTTGCTCCTGCTTCTTCAGACGCTCAATTTCCTGTTCAATTTCACTGAGTCGTTGCAGAATTGCTCCATAGCGCAAACGAACCTTTTCAAAAGTATCTACCTGCCTTTTCAACATATCAATCCCGGATTTCTGCTGATTAAGCTCAGCAATCTGGTTTTGGGTTTCAATAAAAGCGGCATTTAACTTTTTAAGTTCAGCAGCCTTTTTAAGGGCTGTTTCCTGCTCTGAGAGGTAGGCTTTTTTCTTTTTTATATTTTGCTGATGTGTTGCCAACTCCTGTTCAAGCGCCTTCATTTTTTCGGGCGAATATTCTGTCAGCTCCTGCAAGCGCCCCTCTAAAGCGGTGATGGCTGTTTTAGTTTCAGCGTGCAGTCTGCTTACCGGTTCCCGCAAATCGAACCTGTCGAGGGGGAAAAGCTCGCGCATCATTTTTGTACGATCTGAGGCAGAGAGTTGCACAAACTCATTGAACTTACCTTGTGGAATAATCACAATTTGCTTAAAATGCTCATAGCGGAGCCCTATAATTTCAGTGGCATCGGCACTTTCCAGCGGTATCCATTGTCCTTCATTCCAATGGTAAGCCTTACGCTCACTTTTAGTTATTTCAGTAAAATTTTTGCTATTGCGACGGGCAGTGGCCACAAAACGATATCGTTCATTCAGGTGTCGTAAAGTAAAATCAATTTCAAGCTCATTGCTCCGGAGGTTCATCATATTGTAAAGCTTGGAATCGCGATTATTGAGGCGTTCAGTTTCGCCATACATAGCAAACGAAATGGCTTCAAGCACGGTGGACTTGCCACTACCGACCTTACCAAATATTCCAAACAACCCTGCATCAGTAAGCTGTTCAAAATTGATAACCGCTTCGTGGCGATAAGAATAAATACCTTTAATTTTAAGTGTTTCGGGAATCATTGGTCATTCTTTTTGTTGAGTATCTCATTGAACAGGTCCATCAATTCGTCATTGGGCTCCTGCGCATAGGTATGGTAAAAATACTTTCGAAAAAGTTCATTTACCGACTGACTCATATCAATTTGAGCAGCCTCGTTTTGATTTCCATCGCGGTTTTGCGGTTCAGGAATTATATTGATCAGGTTTTCGCTGGCATCGCGGAGGCGTTTATTCTCATCAGCTTTAAGAAAATCTTTGGTTCGCATAGTAATTTCCGTAAAAGCCTTCTGGTTTTGTTGCAGCCACAACACTGCCTCATCAACATTTTCAAAGGTTCTGCGCTTCAAAGGCAAACCTTTTCTAAGTTCAATTTTCTCTATGGCAGCAGGCTTACCCGGCTCCACGTTTATGATGTGTACAAACTTTTGCTGCCCCGCTTCACTGAAACTGTATGCAAGCGGACTGCCACTATACTGTACCGGCATTTTTGCTCCTTTTATTTGCTGCGAACGATGCAAATGGCCAAGCGCTACATATTGAAGCTTTTCAGGGAATAAATCGGCATATACCAAAGCAGCATTCCCTACCCTTACAGGCTTCTCGCCCTCAGGCTCTTCCGGTGGCTCAGAATCCCGGTTCCACACAAAAAGATGGGCCATAAGCATATTTACACCTTTATCATCGCAATACTGAGTAGCCAAATTTTGCCACTGAGCTTCCAACGCATCGCGCAACCCCTGATCTTCTTCGAATCCAAGATGCTGTTTCATACGAATTTCGCTGGCGTAGGGTGTAGCAATAATACGCAGTGGCACAGACTGCTTTGGCAATTTTAGTTCCAGGAAACCATCATCGGTGCGCAGTACTTTAAAACCACTTTCCAGGCCAAATTCCGGCGCACGGCTGTTGGGATACCCCAAAAACACAATACCACACTCCCGCGCCAACGGGTCGGGCGCTTCAATACGCTGCGGCGAATCGTGGTTTCCTGCAATGGCAATTACCGGACGCTGCCCCTCTTTACTGAGCATTTTCAGCCCTTTGTAAAACAACTCTGTAGCCTCATTCGATGGGTTTGCCACATCAAATAAATCGCCGGCCACAATAATCGCATCGACCTGATGTTGCTCGGCTATCTCGTGAATTTCCTCAAGAATCAAACGCTGTTCCGGCAACCGATCGCGGTTATAAAGCCGCTTGCCCAGATGCCAGTCGGATGTATGAAGTATTTTCAAGGTATGTAATTTTTCAGTTGAAATTCAAAGGTAGTAATGTTCAACCAAACACTTAATGAAAAAAGCTAATTGATATCCACAATTTATCAAGATTTATTAAAAGTCCTCTGAGTTGCCCTTTCAGGGCGCCTCACCCTTCCGGAAAGCACCCATGGCGGCGCCATGGGTTAGAATAAATTGGGCTTTCAGCCCGAAGAGAAGGCAAAATGAACCAGCTTTCAGTGCGGAATTATTTGAAAAAATGGGGGTTCAATAATATTTAACAATTTTGTTGTATTTGGGTTATTCCTGATTATGTAGGAAAAACAAATCTACTATAAAACGCCACGAAGTGGCAGCTTATTTTAACTCAGGGCAACGCCCTGGGGTAAGTCAATACCGCTACCGACCGCCCTGAAAGGGCAGATTATCTATATTCACGGCGTATTAGTCGCGCCCATATCATAAGCTCATTATAAACTTGAGCTAGATTAGCTTATGTGTTTTCTGTTATTCTGAGGAGGTATTCTTTACCACAAAGACATAAGCTAATATTACTTGCGCAAGCCCGGTGATAAAATATAATGGCTGCAGAAAACTCTGATAACCAATCCAGGCAACCTGACTGACAATCCAGACCATAAGCACAAAACCCAAAAAGGCTGCCACATAAGCGCTCATATTATGTTTTCTTAGGGTTAAAACTGCATCTGTGGTGTTGCCCAAACCATTGACAACAAACAGAACAATTCCTGGGATTAGAAAACTTTCAAAAGGCGTAGCGGATAGCATTTCCACATTCATACCCAGCGCTTTGCCATCAGGATTTAAAATAAGCCCAATTCCTCCGGCCAATGCACTTAGTCCATTAAAAAATTCCAAAACCAAAAAGCTTTTTCTGCTCACACGAACTAGCATATTCATAGAAAAATTTTTAGCTGAAATTTATACCTTAAAGATAATATTCCTACGAATATATGAAAAGCAGATTTAACCCTCATTTGAATGCAGGAGGCGAAACATTATTTGGATTAATACTTGTTTTTCAAAGGGCCACGTTCATCTTTTTGAAGAGAACAGTTTAACCTTTCTTCCTTCCCAGAAATCTGATTACAGCATTGTTACCTTTATGGAAGTCTCCCTCATCAAGGTCAACATCTTCTTCTTTTAACTCCAGAATTTCAAAATCCTTAAAATCGGATAATAATTCAGCCTTAGAATAGAGCATTTCGATATTTTTAGGCCCACCACCTTTTTCACCCGGTTTCAATCGTTCAAATTGTTCTTTTCTGAATCCTTCAATAATAATAACCCCTCCGGGTTTCAGGTACTTACTCAAAATTTGGTGATAATTGAACCTTAACCCTGGTGCAAAATGTGTAAAAATCAAAGCAATGGCATCAAAGCTATCCTTATTGTAATTGAACTCCGTAAGCTCACCAACTTTGTA is a window of Salinivirga cyanobacteriivorans DNA encoding:
- a CDS encoding ATP-binding protein, with the protein product MDALKLQFKNILERTDTRFLRYLHEDINWNNRLIAILGARGTGKTTLLLQYIKLNLVVDQTLFVNADDFYFSSNKLFDLAEEFSKYGGKHLFIDEIHKYSDWSREIKLMYDYLPDLQIVFTGSSILDIYRGQADLSRRVINYHLHGLSFREFINLKLKKNYPVSSLEKILKNNVEIEEQPLPLFKEYIQSGYYPFFLEGDYILRLKNILKQTIEIDIPMHTGMISSNAQKLKHLLFIVAESVPFKPNLTKIGEQLGVHRNQIADYLVHLEKAGLIIRVFERKRGIRALGKIQKLYLNNPNMTAALDVTNSNIGSIRETVFVNQMFFKKVYSSKIADFETDNYIFEVGGKNKTQKQIQDVKNAFLIKDDIEKGIGNIIPLWMFGFQY
- a CDS encoding TlpA disulfide reductase family protein, coding for MKFQFVKLLFPFLFLLFTQCSNGQPTITGTFPQLANQTVKLEGFNDLDTYVIDSVKANAQGEFTVKYKPADVGMGYLVAKAGKPFIVVLSGDNIELKGDAFSMLQSVEILKGEENMLFAQYAAEHPRREQTLSAWVYLEKIYRKDEMFAKQETPLNAILQEKNRIEEEDEQFLASLPSGSYVKWYLPMRKTISAVSTIAQYRTEEIPATVAFFRNMDYTDERLAKSGLLRDAIKGHFWLIENSGRPLDSIYVEMKISIDKMIENLVTDEEKLNEISDYLFKLLEKRSLFEASEYLALKLLNEKSCTINNDLASQLESYRAMKKGNKAPDFTFPTDYLAPGYNAQNKPTKLSDIQTDYTVVVFGASWCPQCPDELVQIAQLYDTWKKQGLEVVFVSLDTEKQLFKRFAGRFPFISMCDYQKWDSSIVMDYYVFATPTIYLLDNKQKIVLRPNSVKHLSSWVDWYLVNGNK
- a CDS encoding AAA family ATPase, which translates into the protein MIPETLKIKGIYSYRHEAVINFEQLTDAGLFGIFGKVGSGKSTVLEAISFAMYGETERLNNRDSKLYNMMNLRSNELEIDFTLRHLNERYRFVATARRNSKNFTEITKSERKAYHWNEGQWIPLESADATEIIGLRYEHFKQIVIIPQGKFNEFVQLSASDRTKMMRELFPLDRFDLREPVSRLHAETKTAITALEGRLQELTEYSPEKMKALEQELATHQQNIKKKKAYLSEQETALKKAAELKKLNAAFIETQNQIAELNQQKSGIDMLKRQVDTFEKVRLRYGAILQRLSEIEQEIERLKKQEQIQEQELQAVGEKMKQAQTRHKEILDQNGDEENHRQQITGAEKALDIKSSQKAIEHLNEQLQQERENLEKIEEEWTKRKKERNEKQQSLLKIREQLPDESALYALQNSFKEEDNLRQRLKTAQEEHESVHRLIEELKTQRIEIVKSVAQYLQLRKPYRELMLSEARLAFQESIENKKVTLEELQTLKSDLDVKSGLAAHAESLKPGEKCPLCGATEHPEPYSDEALTKEKHDVQEQIDAQQKHREALNEALIQLNGLEDRFKKERDQIKSREKQVEEAKKLLSQCIEDRENLSVQFSRDQLTVALESLKQQKTEVQKLEQSIQQLDQQLEDQSNIETLKQKIQEKTNKMAGLESRIELQKGEVEESWLTLSAGQLQAKQKDVRESLEKLFELTSGIQELEKQYQRLEVELSGTNKQLKAQQELKSERESEINEQLKVDGFKDRSTITGILAQAIDIDESRKKIETFYQQLHTNEARLKELEKEIGDQQFDEESYRKLEKQVSEQREHLSQMETKTGELQSQIKVLKEKLQLKLQHTKDLEIQEKRKSNLDVLSRLFRGDGFVKYVSQIYLEQLCTIANERFKQLTHNQLELGIDEKYNFIVRDFLHDGRTRLLKTLSGGQTFQAALSLAMALSEQIQQYHKVKQQFFFMDEGFGSLDRESLSLVFDTLKQLRKEQRIVGIISHVEELQTEIDRYLMVENDDEEGSKIKFVG
- a CDS encoding metallophosphoesterase family protein, which codes for MKILHTSDWHLGKRLYNRDRLPEQRLILEEIHEIAEQHQVDAIIVAGDLFDVANPSNEATELFYKGLKMLSKEGQRPVIAIAGNHDSPQRIEAPDPLARECGIVFLGYPNSRAPEFGLESGFKVLRTDDGFLELKLPKQSVPLRIIATPYASEIRMKQHLGFEEDQGLRDALEAQWQNLATQYCDDKGVNMLMAHLFVWNRDSEPPEEPEGEKPVRVGNAALVYADLFPEKLQYVALGHLHRSQQIKGAKMPVQYSGSPLAYSFSEAGQQKFVHIINVEPGKPAAIEKIELRKGLPLKRRTFENVDEAVLWLQQNQKAFTEITMRTKDFLKADENKRLRDASENLINIIPEPQNRDGNQNEAAQIDMSQSVNELFRKYFYHTYAQEPNDELMDLFNEILNKKNDQ
- a CDS encoding class I SAM-dependent methyltransferase translates to MQEFWNERYAQPVYAYGEQPNEWFKAQIDRMKPGKILLPGDGEGRNGVYAATLGWDVNAFDLSSTGKDKAIQLASKHAVQIDYKVGELTEFNYNKDSFDAIALIFTHFAPGLRFNYHQILSKYLKPGGVIIIEGFRKEQFERLKPGEKGGGPKNIEMLYSKAELLSDFKDFEILELKEEDVDLDEGDFHKGNNAVIRFLGRKKG